A stretch of Parvimonas micra DNA encodes these proteins:
- a CDS encoding dicarboxylate/amino acid:cation symporter: protein MKKRKKISLPLQIIIALFIGVALGLCLQSNPKIADTYLKPIGSIFLNLIKLVIVPLVFSSLVVGVAELKDIKKLGKIGLKTFVFYFLTTTFAIILGLFFTNILKPGAGFTLPTTLTEVKVNEAPNFIDTLVNIIPANPMKSIVEGNMLQIIVFALILGCGLLSLGEAKSKPVFLFFDGISNAMISITNGIMKLAPIGVLGLITPVIANNGPKVLLPLLKVIFIVYLASIIHALLVYSSSIKIFTKMKVRTFFKKASTPFFVAFSTASSAGTLPVSMETAEEEMGVSKPIASFVLPLGATINMDGTAIYQGVCALFIAQVYGIDLSIQQQIVIVLTTTLASVGTAGVPGAGVIMLTMVLQSVGLPIEGIALVAGIDRIFDMIRTAVNILGDITCSVVVAHSEKELDYSKHND, encoded by the coding sequence ATGAAAAAAAGAAAAAAAATCTCATTACCCCTACAGATTATAATCGCACTTTTCATTGGTGTAGCTTTAGGTCTGTGTTTACAATCAAATCCAAAAATTGCAGATACTTATCTAAAACCAATTGGATCTATATTTTTAAATTTAATTAAATTGGTGATAGTTCCTTTAGTATTTTCATCACTGGTTGTTGGTGTCGCTGAATTAAAAGATATAAAGAAACTTGGAAAAATAGGTTTAAAAACTTTTGTGTTTTATTTTTTAACAACTACCTTTGCAATAATTTTAGGCTTGTTTTTTACTAATATCCTAAAACCAGGTGCAGGTTTTACATTACCTACAACATTAACAGAAGTAAAAGTAAATGAAGCACCTAATTTTATAGATACTTTAGTAAATATAATTCCTGCAAATCCTATGAAGTCAATAGTTGAAGGAAATATGTTACAAATTATAGTATTTGCATTGATACTCGGTTGTGGACTTTTATCTTTAGGAGAAGCAAAGTCTAAACCTGTCTTTTTATTTTTTGATGGAATATCAAATGCTATGATTTCTATTACAAACGGAATAATGAAACTTGCTCCAATTGGGGTATTAGGTTTAATTACTCCAGTTATTGCAAATAATGGTCCAAAAGTATTATTACCTTTACTTAAAGTTATTTTTATAGTTTATCTAGCCAGTATTATTCATGCACTTTTAGTGTATTCATCATCTATAAAAATATTTACTAAAATGAAAGTTAGAACATTTTTTAAAAAAGCTTCTACTCCATTTTTTGTAGCATTTTCTACCGCTTCTTCTGCAGGAACTCTTCCTGTTTCTATGGAAACTGCAGAAGAAGAAATGGGTGTTTCTAAACCTATTGCTAGTTTTGTCTTACCTTTAGGTGCAACCATAAATATGGATGGAACAGCAATATACCAAGGAGTTTGTGCATTATTTATAGCACAAGTATATGGAATAGACTTATCAATTCAACAACAAATTGTAATTGTACTAACAACGACATTAGCATCTGTTGGAACAGCCGGAGTTCCAGGTGCTGGAGTAATTATGCTTACAATGGTACTACAAAGTGTAGGACTTCCTATTGAGGGAATCGCACTTGTCGCTGGAATTGATAGAATTTTTGATATGATAAGGACAGCAGTTAATATTTTAGGAGATATAACTTGTTCAGTTGTTGTTGCCCACTCTGAAAAAGAATTAGATTATTCAAAACATAATGATTAA
- a CDS encoding Asp23/Gls24 family envelope stress response protein, whose protein sequence is MNKNKFENGSVKISNDIFYMIAAMATIEVEGVKSIVGIPDDIEKINAKNSKKGIEIEFLEKGIEVCVKVSVEYGQKFEEIVKKIQENIKLKIEVMTSIKVLGVNICIESIEK, encoded by the coding sequence ATGAATAAAAATAAATTCGAAAATGGCAGTGTCAAGATATCAAATGATATTTTTTATATGATAGCTGCTATGGCAACTATTGAAGTTGAAGGGGTAAAATCTATAGTTGGAATTCCAGATGATATCGAAAAAATTAATGCAAAAAATTCTAAGAAAGGAATAGAAATTGAATTTTTAGAAAAAGGAATTGAAGTTTGTGTTAAAGTTTCAGTAGAATATGGACAAAAATTCGAAGAAATTGTTAAAAAAATTCAAGAAAATATAAAATTAAAAATAGAAGTTATGACAAGTATTAAAGTTTTAGGTGTGAATATTTGTATTGAGTCTATTGAAAAGTAG
- the nusB gene encoding transcription antitermination factor NusB, giving the protein MTRSEAREWCMKLIYQLSIQNNFKCDEIESFIEYFDLPSSEVKYIRKNCKSIIDNLDDIDNIIKENLEGCWNYNRIAKIDLAILRVAVNEIYYLDEIPESVAINEAIEIANKYSTDASYKFINGILGTIVRAKK; this is encoded by the coding sequence ATGACTAGAAGTGAAGCACGAGAATGGTGTATGAAGCTGATATATCAGCTAAGTATACAAAATAATTTTAAATGTGATGAGATTGAAAGTTTTATAGAGTATTTTGATTTGCCTAGTAGCGAAGTTAAGTATATTAGGAAGAATTGTAAATCTATAATAGACAATCTTGATGACATTGATAATATTATAAAGGAAAATTTAGAAGGTTGCTGGAACTACAATAGAATAGCTAAGATTGACTTGGCAATTCTTAGAGTTGCAGTAAATGAAATTTATTACTTAGACGAAATTCCTGAAAGTGTTGCAATAAATGAAGCTATAGAAATTGCAAATAAATATTCAACTGATGCTTCATATAAATTTATTAACGGTATTTTGGGAACAATCGTTAGAGCGAAAAAATAA
- the xseA gene encoding exodeoxyribonuclease VII large subunit, whose product MTTFKVKEVSKYISNVLRRDSFLSNISVEGEVSNFKKSGGHSYFSIKDDEAMLKCVVFKTIPIAQSLNLTDGQKVVVTGTVMTYEKGSYYQILCKNVEEVGRGNLYEQFLALKEKLSKEGLFNSEFKKPIPRFPKNIGVVTAKNGAAIRDILNTLRRRYRIANIYFYPAKVQGIGASDEIAEGVKYLDSLDFIDTIIVGRGGGSFEDLNAFNDENLIRTIFNCKKPIISAVGHEIDTMLTDYVADKRAATPTAGAELSSVSMDEIKEFLNQAEKKLSKNILEEISAEKVQLEHYKKELEYYNPVNRITTLRENLENLKKSLDEKIVSIFKYNKQLLDFKRQSLEIINPNSILDRGYSIIYNDNNEIVKDIKNVNVGDSLKLKVSNGEIISDVKEIIDGN is encoded by the coding sequence ATGACAACATTTAAGGTTAAAGAAGTAAGTAAGTACATTTCGAATGTACTTAGGAGAGATTCTTTTTTATCCAACATAAGTGTTGAAGGCGAAGTATCTAATTTTAAAAAATCAGGTGGACATAGTTACTTTAGTATTAAAGATGATGAAGCTATGCTTAAATGTGTAGTTTTTAAAACTATTCCGATTGCACAAAGTTTGAATTTAACAGATGGACAAAAGGTTGTCGTAACAGGTACTGTTATGACTTATGAAAAAGGAAGCTACTATCAGATTCTATGTAAAAATGTTGAAGAGGTCGGTCGTGGAAATTTATATGAGCAGTTTTTAGCTCTAAAAGAAAAACTTTCAAAGGAAGGCCTCTTTAATTCTGAATTTAAAAAACCAATCCCAAGATTTCCTAAAAATATTGGGGTGGTTACAGCTAAGAATGGAGCTGCAATTCGTGATATTTTAAATACATTGCGAAGAAGATATAGAATTGCAAATATCTATTTTTATCCTGCAAAAGTTCAAGGAATTGGAGCTAGTGATGAAATAGCTGAAGGTGTTAAATATTTAGATTCACTTGATTTTATTGACACGATAATTGTTGGTAGAGGTGGAGGTTCTTTTGAAGATTTGAATGCTTTTAATGATGAAAATCTCATTAGAACCATTTTTAATTGTAAAAAACCTATTATATCAGCGGTTGGTCATGAAATAGATACAATGCTAACAGACTATGTTGCAGATAAGAGAGCTGCAACTCCTACAGCAGGAGCTGAGCTTTCATCTGTAAGTATGGATGAGATAAAAGAATTTTTAAACCAAGCAGAGAAAAAACTAAGTAAGAATATATTAGAAGAAATTTCTGCTGAAAAAGTTCAGCTTGAACATTATAAAAAAGAATTGGAATATTATAATCCAGTTAATAGAATAACTACACTAAGAGAAAATCTTGAGAATTTGAAAAAATCTTTAGATGAAAAAATAGTTTCAATTTTTAAATATAATAAACAATTATTAGATTTTAAAAGACAATCTTTAGAAATTATAAATCCAAATAGTATTTTAGATAGAGGGTATAGTATTATCTATAATGATAATAATGAAATTGTAAAGGATATTAAAAATGTAAATGTAGGAGATTCTTTGAAACTAAAGGTTTCTAATGGAGAAATTATTTCCGATGTTAAGGAGATTATAGATGGCAATTAA
- the xseB gene encoding exodeoxyribonuclease VII small subunit, with translation MAIKLENYDKGIEELIKIVNTLEKEQLSLEKSIELYKKGMKLHKELVEILEKEEGRLFLFDEKAEDEDQKFVEKTLEDGQVSLEL, from the coding sequence ATGGCAATTAAGTTAGAAAATTATGATAAGGGAATTGAGGAACTTATTAAAATAGTAAATACTTTAGAAAAAGAACAATTAAGTCTTGAAAAAAGTATTGAACTGTATAAAAAAGGAATGAAGCTTCATAAAGAATTAGTTGAAATTCTTGAAAAAGAAGAAGGTAGATTATTCTTATTTGACGAAAAAGCTGAAGATGAAGATCAAAAATTTGTAGAAAAAACTTTAGAAGATGGACAAGTGAGTTTAGAGCTATAA
- a CDS encoding polyprenyl synthetase family protein, with translation MEDFKKLIFNDKSIIEERLSKIYSDNNEFEKMCAYSFSVGGKRIRAILLLEAFKIYRDISYIAIDFSVALELIHNYSLVHDDLPEMDDDKFRRGVLSVYGKYGQSNAVLVGDELLNNANLIMIKAMKKLENSDEINLAISASEIILNSSGISGMIYGQFLDLENNVENLKDIEKINSLKTGELFKAAILAGAKLGGASDNDLTHLEIYAKNLGLVFQLQDDLFDYNEDIKLKKKTFATVLGKSEVEKKIEELNKISLQEINKISGKKDFFVNFIDYMAKRTY, from the coding sequence ATGGAAGATTTTAAAAAATTGATTTTTAATGATAAAAGCATAATAGAAGAAAGATTAAGTAAAATTTATTCAGATAATAATGAGTTTGAAAAAATGTGTGCTTATTCTTTTTCTGTTGGTGGAAAGAGAATAAGGGCTATTTTACTTTTAGAGGCTTTTAAAATTTATAGAGATATTTCTTATATAGCTATAGACTTTTCAGTTGCTTTAGAGCTTATTCATAACTACTCTTTAGTTCATGATGATTTACCTGAAATGGACGATGATAAATTTAGAAGAGGAGTGTTATCTGTCTATGGTAAATATGGACAATCTAATGCTGTTTTAGTAGGTGATGAGCTTTTAAATAATGCGAATTTAATTATGATTAAAGCTATGAAAAAGCTAGAAAATTCTGATGAAATAAATCTTGCTATTTCTGCAAGTGAAATAATTTTAAATTCAAGTGGAATAAGTGGAATGATTTATGGTCAGTTTTTAGATCTTGAAAATAATGTAGAGAATTTAAAAGATATTGAAAAGATTAATTCTTTAAAGACAGGAGAACTTTTTAAAGCTGCAATTTTAGCGGGAGCAAAACTCGGTGGGGCAAGTGATAATGACTTAACACATTTGGAGATTTATGCTAAAAACTTAGGGTTAGTTTTCCAACTTCAAGATGATTTATTCGACTATAATGAGGATATTAAGTTGAAAAAAAAGACTTTTGCAACTGTTCTAGGAAAGAGTGAAGTTGAAAAGAAAATTGAAGAATTGAATAAAATTTCATTGCAAGAAATTAATAAAATTTCAGGAAAAAAAGATTTCTTTGTAAATTTTATTGATTATATGGCAAAAAGGACTTATTAA
- a CDS encoding TlyA family RNA methyltransferase has product MERADICLVNLGLVKSRTHAKRIITEKRAFYDGKIIEKVSMMIENPGLITVKATFEDSYVGRGAIKLDSAIKNFKLNLTNLVCMDIGSSTGGFTQIMLNENAKRVYAIDVGTNQLAKSLLDDDRVVSLENTNFRYLDFEKIGEKIDFISIDVSFISLKYIFENLYKFLKEDSQIVALIKPQFECEGKSLNKKGIVKSEKVIENVVEKVKIYALGNKLEIISVIDSPILGGDGNKEKLALIKGIF; this is encoded by the coding sequence ATGGAAAGAGCAGATATTTGTCTAGTAAACTTGGGACTTGTAAAGTCAAGAACTCATGCTAAAAGAATTATTACAGAAAAAAGAGCTTTTTATGATGGTAAAATTATAGAAAAAGTTTCTATGATGATTGAAAATCCAGGATTAATAACAGTAAAAGCAACTTTTGAGGATAGTTATGTGGGAAGAGGAGCCATTAAATTAGATTCTGCAATAAAAAATTTTAAACTTAATTTAACAAATTTAGTCTGTATGGATATAGGTTCATCAACAGGTGGTTTTACACAAATTATGTTAAATGAAAATGCAAAAAGAGTTTATGCAATAGATGTAGGTACTAATCAACTTGCTAAGAGTTTATTGGATGATGATAGAGTAGTTAGTTTAGAAAATACAAATTTTAGATATTTAGATTTTGAAAAAATAGGAGAAAAGATTGATTTTATTTCAATTGATGTCTCTTTTATTTCTTTAAAATATATTTTTGAAAATTTATATAAATTTTTAAAAGAAGATAGTCAAATTGTGGCTTTAATAAAACCACAATTTGAATGTGAAGGAAAAAGTTTAAATAAAAAGGGGATAGTTAAATCCGAAAAAGTCATAGAGAATGTGGTTGAAAAAGTCAAAATCTATGCACTTGGAAATAAGCTTGAAATTATTTCTGTAATTGATTCACCTATACTTGGTGGAGATGGAAATAAAGAAAAATTAGCGCTTATTAAAGGGATTTTTTAA
- a CDS encoding arginine repressor: MKKYTRQRIILDLIENNEIKTQEELSDCLEKKGIHSTQATVSRDIKELKILKVQTKNGEYKYKVVDSLYDSLDERLSKICKLAILSIKHNEDMILIKTIPHTASICGSYIENAKLKMVTGIVTGNDTIFIAIDDKAFLDSVVEEVKKLVR, encoded by the coding sequence ATGAAAAAATACACAAGACAAAGAATTATTTTAGATTTAATAGAAAATAACGAAATAAAAACACAAGAGGAACTTTCAGATTGCTTGGAAAAAAAGGGAATTCATTCAACACAAGCGACAGTTTCAAGAGATATTAAAGAATTAAAGATTTTAAAGGTTCAAACTAAAAATGGAGAATATAAATATAAGGTTGTCGATTCACTTTATGATTCTTTAGATGAAAGATTGAGTAAGATTTGTAAACTTGCAATTTTATCTATAAAGCATAATGAAGATATGATTCTTATAAAGACTATTCCACATACTGCAAGTATATGTGGTTCGTATATAGAAAATGCAAAGTTAAAAATGGTAACTGGAATTGTAACAGGAAATGATACTATCTTTATAGCGATTGATGATAAAGCTTTTTTAGATTCTGTAGTTGAAGAAGTAAAGAAACTTGTAAGGTAG
- the recN gene encoding DNA repair protein RecN translates to MLSELYIRNLAIVDEIKISFTEGLNILTGETGTGKSIIIGAISLICGGRANTSSIGKRSDTAYVEGVFFLSDYDEEIIKNKFELLDLDIEIEDNMLVISRTINKNGRSVSKINNRTVNNSILSDIMLNILNVCGQHDSYTLFNKADFVEILDSFCNDEFRKKLKDLEILYDKIKKANTNLKKLKNKVINFDENVEEIKSEIEELNSLELETLDEEFIENEIDKFNNSQTILGCCGNLVELFDGENSEVNAFSILNEINRNLVVLEENDKNVKLSEDFENISFGLKEIYTKIQDYYSSIYIDEESLTILQEKFNLLNDLKRKHKTDKKGLIKYKNSLEEDLYLLEHSKDLLSEENNKLKSLSEKYKKLATEISNSRKAVAKRIEKLIEKELLDLDLKNSIFKIDIKTNNKITNTGFDEVTFLISTNKGEELQEIYKIASGGELSRIMLGFKKVLSDRDKIATLVFDEIDTGISGITAQIVGEKLAEISKNHQLLVISHLPQISVLSDTHFIISKEMVGDKTLSKVLCANYDEKVMEISRLIGGANINETTIRQSKEMIETANEKKERLRCIEK, encoded by the coding sequence ATGTTATCTGAATTATATATTAGAAATTTAGCAATTGTTGACGAAATAAAAATTTCCTTTACTGAGGGACTTAATATTTTAACAGGTGAAACAGGAACCGGTAAATCTATAATTATCGGTGCTATTTCTTTGATTTGCGGTGGAAGAGCCAATACTTCATCCATCGGTAAACGTAGTGATACTGCTTATGTTGAAGGAGTGTTTTTTCTTTCTGATTATGATGAAGAAATTATAAAGAATAAATTTGAATTGCTAGATTTAGATATAGAAATTGAAGATAATATGTTAGTTATTTCAAGAACTATTAACAAAAATGGAAGATCAGTTTCAAAAATCAATAATAGAACTGTAAATAATTCTATTCTATCAGATATTATGTTGAATATTCTAAATGTATGTGGGCAACATGATAGTTATACATTATTTAATAAAGCTGATTTTGTTGAAATTTTAGATAGTTTTTGCAATGATGAGTTTAGAAAAAAATTAAAAGATTTAGAAATATTATATGACAAAATAAAAAAGGCAAATACTAATTTAAAGAAGTTAAAGAATAAAGTTATCAATTTTGATGAAAATGTTGAAGAAATAAAATCAGAAATTGAAGAGCTTAATAGTTTGGAACTTGAAACTTTGGATGAAGAATTTATCGAAAATGAAATTGATAAATTTAATAATAGTCAAACAATTTTAGGCTGTTGTGGAAATTTAGTTGAGCTTTTTGATGGAGAAAATTCAGAAGTAAATGCCTTTTCCATTTTGAATGAAATAAATAGAAATCTCGTTGTACTAGAAGAAAATGATAAAAATGTAAAATTAAGTGAAGATTTTGAAAATATTTCTTTTGGATTAAAAGAAATATATACAAAAATTCAAGATTATTACTCAAGTATTTATATTGACGAAGAGAGTCTTACGATTTTACAGGAAAAATTTAATCTTTTAAATGACTTGAAAAGGAAACATAAGACAGATAAAAAAGGGCTTATAAAATATAAAAATTCACTAGAAGAAGATTTATACTTGCTTGAACATTCAAAAGATTTGTTATCTGAAGAAAATAACAAACTTAAAAGTTTAAGTGAAAAATATAAAAAGCTTGCTACAGAAATTTCAAATTCTAGAAAAGCAGTTGCAAAGAGAATAGAAAAATTAATTGAAAAAGAACTTTTGGATTTAGATTTAAAAAATTCAATATTTAAGATAGACATAAAAACTAATAATAAAATTACAAATACTGGTTTTGATGAAGTTACTTTTTTAATTTCTACAAACAAGGGTGAAGAACTTCAAGAAATATATAAAATAGCATCAGGTGGGGAACTTAGCAGAATTATGTTAGGATTTAAGAAGGTTCTATCAGATAGAGATAAGATAGCAACTCTTGTTTTTGATGAAATTGATACGGGTATAAGTGGAATAACTGCTCAAATTGTTGGAGAGAAACTTGCAGAAATTTCAAAAAATCATCAACTTCTTGTAATTTCTCATTTACCACAGATTTCTGTTTTATCAGATACGCATTTTATAATAAGCAAAGAAATGGTTGGAGATAAAACTCTATCTAAAGTGTTATGTGCAAATTATGATGAAAAAGTTATGGAAATTTCAAGACTTATAGGTGGAGCAAATATTAATGAAACAACTATAAGACAATCTAAGGAAATGATTGAAACTGCAAATGAAAAAAAGGAAAGATTAAGATGTATAGAAAAGTAA
- a CDS encoding NUDIX hydrolase: MYRKVKSEEIFDGKILNLKLEYFEKDDKVLRREIVEHKDAVAIFPIDEKGYVYLVKQYRFPIQEDFLEIPAGLVEIGENYEETALRELQEEIGFSSNNLEKIFEGYTSVGFCTEKVVVFRADSLFSSKLPEDEDENLSIIKIHFDELKKMYFNGEIKDFKTAIAILNEINRG; the protein is encoded by the coding sequence ATGTATAGAAAAGTAAAATCAGAAGAAATTTTTGACGGAAAAATTTTGAATTTAAAACTTGAATACTTTGAAAAAGATGATAAAGTTTTAAGAAGAGAAATTGTAGAGCATAAAGATGCAGTTGCAATTTTTCCAATTGATGAAAAAGGATATGTATATTTAGTTAAACAATACAGATTTCCGATTCAAGAGGACTTTTTAGAAATTCCTGCCGGACTTGTAGAAATAGGAGAAAATTATGAAGAAACCGCTCTTCGAGAATTGCAAGAAGAAATAGGTTTTAGTTCTAATAATTTAGAAAAAATTTTTGAAGGTTATACAAGTGTTGGATTTTGTACAGAAAAAGTTGTAGTCTTCAGAGCTGATAGCTTATTTTCTTCAAAATTACCAGAAGATGAGGATGAAAATTTAAGTATTATTAAAATTCATTTTGATGAATTAAAAAAGATGTATTTTAATGGAGAAATAAAAGATTTTAAAACGGCAATAGCTATTTTAAATGAAATAAATAGGGGGTAG
- a CDS encoding site-2 protease family protein: MDIIIENLIVGIAVMFVIIACRVFQANVALALGDNTPKLNGATSLNPVNHIDIVGFICFIIFKFGWAKPLEVNVSNFKNRFWGKIIYSLSNAFMCFLIALISAIIYILVGSDNKMLFLLFRDIISISIVFGIIGLIPLPPFDGAIFISAFLSREVEYEYFKLSNYTTLILLILIMTRTFGTFLSPIANTVGQFIIKIAYMLVM, translated from the coding sequence ATGGACATTATAATAGAGAATTTAATTGTTGGAATTGCTGTAATGTTTGTAATTATAGCCTGTAGAGTTTTTCAAGCAAATGTCGCTTTAGCTCTAGGAGATAATACACCGAAATTAAATGGAGCAACTAGCTTGAATCCTGTTAATCATATAGATATAGTAGGCTTTATTTGTTTTATAATTTTTAAATTCGGTTGGGCAAAGCCATTAGAAGTAAATGTATCTAACTTTAAAAATAGATTCTGGGGTAAAATAATTTACTCCTTATCGAATGCCTTTATGTGCTTCCTAATAGCTTTAATTTCAGCAATTATATATATACTTGTTGGATCTGATAACAAAATGTTATTTTTACTATTTAGAGATATCATCTCTATAAGTATAGTATTTGGAATTATAGGATTGATACCTTTGCCACCTTTTGATGGTGCAATTTTCATAAGTGCATTTTTATCAAGAGAAGTAGAATATGAATATTTTAAACTTTCAAATTATACAACTCTTATTCTACTTATATTAATCATGACAAGAACTTTTGGAACATTTTTATCACCTATTGCTAATACTGTTGGACAATTTATAATTAAAATTGCTTATATGTTGGTGATGTAA
- a CDS encoding segregation and condensation protein A, whose product MQLIVNLDAYSGPLDLLLDLISKQKVDIYDIEISKITKHYLEVIENSVYSEDTDISAFLLMSSTLVEIKSRSLIPKNTDEDEEEIVTKEQLIERLIEYRKFKKVGEYFRNLETEGSKAYSKMQSDITEYMTEDKEIILNTDVNVLLSLMESIINQYQIKNEENSFEKIIEKDLFPIEKYISMIKDKMYEKKELYFEDLVFYNGTKSELITIFISILELVKNNIIKIFQDKDKNIKLNLVGGEVE is encoded by the coding sequence ATGCAATTAATAGTAAATTTAGATGCTTATTCAGGCCCTTTGGATTTGTTGCTTGATTTAATTTCAAAACAAAAGGTTGATATTTATGATATTGAAATAAGTAAAATAACTAAACATTATCTTGAAGTAATTGAAAATTCAGTTTATAGTGAAGATACTGATATATCAGCTTTTTTGCTAATGTCTAGTACTTTAGTTGAAATTAAGTCAAGGAGTTTAATTCCTAAAAACACAGATGAAGATGAAGAAGAAATTGTTACAAAAGAACAATTGATTGAAAGACTTATTGAATATAGAAAGTTTAAGAAGGTAGGAGAATACTTTAGAAACTTAGAAACAGAAGGAAGTAAAGCATATTCAAAAATGCAGTCTGATATTACTGAATATATGACTGAAGATAAGGAAATTATTTTAAATACTGATGTTAATGTATTGCTTTCTTTAATGGAAAGTATTATAAATCAGTATCAAATTAAAAATGAAGAAAATTCATTTGAAAAAATAATAGAAAAAGATTTATTTCCGATTGAAAAATATATTTCAATGATAAAAGATAAAATGTATGAAAAAAAAGAGCTTTATTTTGAAGATTTAGTTTTTTATAATGGTACAAAAAGTGAACTTATAACAATTTTTATATCTATTTTGGAGCTTGTAAAAAATAATATTATTAAGATTTTTCAAGATAAAGATAAAAATATTAAACTTAATTTAGTGGGGGGAGAAGTTGAATAG
- the scpB gene encoding SMC-Scp complex subunit ScpB: MNSREYKQVIEQLLFVYGDPLKIDDIAKVLDISVKEATVYADELVEEFEFQKRGLVIQKISNHYQIKTRKEYHDIISKLFEKVTMKHLTNSTLETLAIIAYKQPITRQEIEEIRGVKCNSSIDTLMSKDFIEEAGRLDRIGKPIIYKTTLNFLNQFNLKSLKDLPDIEKFISDEEKNQIVEDENDVEIKDENK, from the coding sequence TTGAATAGTAGAGAATATAAACAAGTTATTGAACAGTTGTTATTTGTTTATGGAGATCCTTTAAAAATTGATGATATTGCAAAAGTTTTGGATATTTCAGTAAAAGAGGCTACTGTTTACGCTGATGAACTTGTAGAGGAGTTTGAATTTCAAAAAAGAGGACTTGTAATTCAAAAAATTTCTAATCATTATCAGATAAAGACAAGAAAAGAATATCATGATATTATTTCTAAACTTTTTGAAAAAGTTACAATGAAGCATTTAACTAATTCAACTTTGGAAACTTTGGCTATAATTGCATATAAACAGCCAATTACAAGGCAAGAAATTGAAGAGATAAGAGGAGTTAAATGTAATAGTTCTATCGATACTCTAATGTCAAAAGATTTTATTGAAGAGGCGGGAAGACTTGATAGAATTGGGAAGCCGATTATTTATAAGACAACTCTGAACTTTTTAAATCAATTTAATTTAAAGTCTTTAAAAGACTTGCCTGACATTGAAAAATTTATTTCTGATGAAGAAAAAAACCAAATAGTTGAAGATGAAAATGATGTGGAAATAAAAGATGAGAATAAATAA
- a CDS encoding pseudouridine synthase, giving the protein MRINKFIANSGYCSRRNADLLLEQGKVFVNGKLATKGIDISENDEVLIDGKKIKLEETKKYYLLNKPIGYSSTAKAQFQEKIVLDLIDSKERIYPVGRLDKDSFGLLLLTNDGDLAFKLTHPSHNVEKEYIVKVDKTLKESDLKKLSSGIMLEGKITREARFEMLDFKNNIVKVFLKEGRNRQIRKMFKTLGYNVISLERIAFGKIKLGRLKLGNYRELSKEEIEYLRSL; this is encoded by the coding sequence ATGAGAATAAATAAATTTATTGCAAATTCCGGATACTGTTCAAGAAGAAACGCTGATTTACTTTTAGAGCAAGGGAAAGTTTTTGTAAATGGAAAACTTGCTACAAAAGGTATTGATATTTCAGAAAACGATGAAGTTTTAATTGATGGCAAAAAAATCAAATTAGAAGAAACTAAAAAATATTATCTTTTAAATAAACCTATTGGATATTCCAGTACAGCGAAAGCCCAATTTCAAGAAAAAATTGTTTTGGATTTGATAGATTCCAAAGAGAGAATTTACCCTGTGGGACGATTGGATAAGGATAGTTTTGGACTTTTGCTTTTAACAAACGATGGGGACTTAGCTTTTAAACTGACACATCCAAGTCATAATGTTGAAAAAGAGTATATCGTAAAGGTTGATAAAACTTTAAAAGAAAGCGATTTGAAAAAGTTATCTTCAGGCATAATGCTTGAAGGTAAAATTACAAGAGAAGCAAGATTTGAAATGTTAGACTTTAAAAATAACATAGTAAAAGTTTTTCTAAAAGAGGGAAGAAATAGACAGATAAGAAAAATGTTTAAAACTTTAGGCTATAATGTTATTTCTCTTGAGAGAATTGCGTTTGGTAAAATAAAACTTGGAAGATTAAAATTAGGAAACTACAGAGAACTTAGTAAAGAAGAGATTGAATATTTAAGGAGTTTATAA